A single region of the Agromyces sp. Leaf222 genome encodes:
- a CDS encoding fumarylacetoacetate hydrolase family protein, with protein sequence MRIARWEHDGTVGEGFVVGDQVVRFPDQLTVADVLHMGLAEVPWIADAAAGAAESEPARRLPLADVRLLPPVVPPSVRDFVAFEEHVEGVVRSVSGGQGVDAEWYEFPTFYFTNPHSLIATGDTVRPPQTERLDFELEVAAVIGGVHGSDGTTRDGTNLDPAEAGDHIFGYTIFNDWSARDIQGREMKVRLGPCKGKDFATTLGPWIVTADEFADRHDDEGFLPIGMEVLVNGVRIGHDLLSNMGWPFAELVAYASRNSRVAPGDVLGSGTAGNGGCLGELWGRAGELLPPPLVEGDEVVMRVEGIGEIRNLVGAAVPAPHIGPARTRPRSRPATPVATAFAAPAVTR encoded by the coding sequence ATGAGGATCGCCCGTTGGGAGCACGACGGCACCGTCGGCGAGGGGTTCGTCGTCGGCGATCAGGTCGTGCGATTCCCAGATCAGCTCACGGTCGCCGACGTGCTGCACATGGGCCTCGCCGAGGTTCCGTGGATCGCGGATGCCGCGGCCGGTGCCGCCGAGTCCGAACCGGCGAGGCGTCTCCCGCTTGCGGACGTGCGGCTCCTGCCGCCGGTCGTACCGCCGAGCGTCCGCGACTTCGTCGCATTCGAGGAGCACGTCGAGGGCGTCGTGCGCTCGGTGTCCGGCGGGCAGGGCGTGGATGCCGAATGGTACGAGTTCCCGACCTTCTACTTCACGAATCCGCACTCGCTCATCGCCACCGGCGACACGGTGCGGCCGCCGCAGACCGAGCGGCTCGACTTCGAGCTCGAGGTCGCCGCCGTTATCGGGGGAGTCCACGGCAGCGACGGCACGACCCGCGATGGCACGAACCTCGACCCCGCCGAGGCCGGCGACCACATCTTCGGCTACACGATCTTCAACGACTGGTCGGCCCGCGACATCCAGGGCCGAGAGATGAAGGTGCGGCTCGGCCCGTGCAAGGGCAAGGACTTCGCCACGACCCTCGGCCCGTGGATCGTCACCGCCGACGAGTTCGCCGACCGCCACGACGACGAGGGGTTCCTGCCGATCGGCATGGAGGTGCTCGTCAACGGCGTGCGGATCGGCCACGACCTGCTCTCGAACATGGGCTGGCCGTTCGCGGAACTCGTCGCGTACGCCTCGCGCAACTCCCGCGTCGCACCCGGCGACGTGCTCGGCTCCGGCACGGCCGGCAACGGCGGATGCCTCGGCGAGCTGTGGGGCCGCGCAGGCGAGCTCCTCCCGCCGCCGCTCGTCGAGGGCGACGAGGTCGTCATGCGCGTCGAGGGCATCGGCGAGATCCGCAACCTCGTCGGTGCCGCCGTCCCGGCCCCGCACATCGGACCCGCCCGCACCCGCCCCCGCTCCAGACCGGCCACGCCGGTCGCCACCGCGTTCGCCGCGCCGGCCGTCACACGCTGA
- a CDS encoding amidohydrolase family protein: protein MSANDPVVDVHAHVLLPALQAVVQAGDPEGFAAAADLETRRNGPESQAASGAMIRERFAKLTDLGARLAAMDATGVDVQVVSPSPSHYYPWADAELADRVARAASLATAELVASAPERLLGLGLVPLQHPSLLVGALEYAVLDLGLVGVEISSGAGDVELSDERLEPFWSRAEELDAVVFLHPFGCTLDERLDRYYLANTVGQPTENAVALSHLIFSGVLDRHPRLRIVAAHGGGYLPAYIGRSDHAWRARPEVHGCRELPSSYLRRLWFDSLVHDATGLRILVDAAGADRVVLGSDFPFDMGVEDPVASVREAGLDASTEQGILSGNIRSLIPALDRAVTR from the coding sequence ATGAGCGCGAACGATCCCGTCGTCGACGTGCACGCGCACGTGCTGCTGCCGGCGCTGCAGGCCGTCGTGCAGGCCGGTGACCCAGAGGGATTCGCGGCCGCGGCCGACCTCGAGACCCGGCGCAACGGACCCGAATCGCAGGCCGCATCCGGTGCGATGATCCGCGAGCGATTCGCGAAGCTGACCGATCTCGGGGCCCGTCTCGCCGCGATGGACGCCACGGGCGTCGACGTGCAGGTCGTCTCGCCGTCGCCCTCCCACTACTACCCGTGGGCGGATGCCGAGCTCGCCGATCGGGTCGCGCGGGCGGCGTCGCTGGCGACCGCCGAGCTCGTGGCCTCCGCGCCCGAGCGCCTCCTCGGGCTCGGACTCGTGCCGTTGCAGCATCCGTCGCTGCTCGTCGGTGCGCTCGAGTACGCCGTGCTCGACCTCGGACTCGTCGGCGTCGAGATCTCGTCGGGCGCCGGCGACGTCGAGCTGTCCGACGAGCGGCTGGAGCCGTTCTGGTCGCGGGCGGAGGAGCTCGACGCGGTCGTCTTCCTGCACCCGTTCGGCTGCACGCTCGACGAGCGGCTCGACCGCTACTACCTCGCCAACACGGTCGGCCAGCCCACCGAGAACGCGGTCGCGCTCTCGCATCTGATCTTCTCGGGCGTGCTCGACCGGCATCCGCGCCTGCGGATCGTGGCCGCGCACGGCGGCGGATACCTGCCCGCGTACATCGGCCGCAGCGACCACGCGTGGCGGGCCCGGCCCGAGGTGCACGGATGCCGCGAGCTGCCGTCGAGCTACCTGCGACGACTCTGGTTCGACTCGCTCGTGCACGATGCGACGGGCCTCCGCATCCTCGTGGACGCGGCCGGGGCCGACCGGGTCGTGCTCGGCAGCGACTTCCCGTTCGACATGGGCGTCGAAGATCCCGTCGCGAGCGTCCGCGAGGCGGGACTCGACGCGTCGACCGAGCAGGGGATCCTGTCCGGCAACATCCGGTCGCTCATCCCGGCCCTGGACCGGGCGGTGACCCGATGA
- a CDS encoding FAD-dependent monooxygenase, which produces MTAVSRVAIAGGGVAGIAAAILLAEGGVHVDVFEQKPDPGALGSGITLQGNALRIFGRLGIWPAVQEESYSFDVLGIRAPGPEAPVLAQIPDQRTGGDDFPATAGMYRPDLARILTERAREVGAGIHLGATVTSFEQDDDGVDVALSDGSTGRYDLLIGADGLHSTIRSMLGIQTQPHRTGMGIWRAFVPRPDSVTHTDLYYGGPAFIAGYCPTGEDTMYAYLVEAAQDHGDLDENERIELMRDLSQGYGGPWNEIRSSLTASARVNYTWFTAHLVPDAWNRGRVVIIGDAAHSCPPTIAQGAAQAAEDALVLAELLLDRDAVDAALWAEFHARRLPRAKAVVDASVQVGQWMLEHDRDADVPGLMYRIGSLVSEPA; this is translated from the coding sequence ATGACCGCAGTCTCTCGAGTCGCCATCGCCGGGGGAGGGGTCGCCGGCATCGCCGCCGCGATCCTCCTCGCCGAGGGTGGCGTGCACGTCGACGTGTTCGAGCAGAAGCCCGACCCGGGGGCGCTCGGCTCCGGCATCACGTTGCAGGGCAACGCCCTGCGCATCTTCGGCCGTCTCGGCATCTGGCCCGCCGTGCAGGAGGAGTCCTACTCGTTCGACGTGCTCGGCATCCGCGCGCCCGGACCCGAGGCCCCGGTGCTCGCGCAGATCCCCGACCAGCGCACCGGCGGCGACGACTTCCCGGCCACCGCGGGCATGTACCGACCGGACCTCGCCCGTATCCTGACCGAACGCGCCCGTGAGGTCGGGGCGGGCATCCACCTCGGGGCGACCGTCACCTCGTTCGAGCAGGACGACGACGGCGTCGACGTCGCGCTCTCCGACGGCAGCACCGGTCGATACGACCTGCTGATCGGCGCCGACGGCCTGCACTCGACGATCCGGTCGATGCTCGGCATCCAGACCCAGCCCCACCGGACCGGCATGGGCATCTGGCGCGCGTTCGTGCCCCGCCCCGATTCGGTCACGCACACCGACCTCTACTACGGCGGCCCCGCCTTCATCGCCGGCTACTGCCCGACCGGCGAGGACACGATGTACGCCTACCTCGTCGAGGCGGCGCAGGACCACGGCGACCTCGATGAGAACGAGCGCATCGAACTCATGCGCGACCTGTCGCAGGGGTACGGCGGGCCGTGGAATGAGATCCGATCCTCGCTGACCGCATCCGCTCGCGTGAACTACACCTGGTTCACCGCTCATCTCGTGCCGGATGCCTGGAACCGCGGTCGTGTGGTCATCATCGGCGACGCCGCCCACAGCTGCCCGCCCACGATCGCCCAGGGTGCCGCGCAGGCAGCGGAGGACGCCCTCGTGCTCGCCGAGCTGCTCCTGGATCGTGATGCCGTCGACGCCGCGCTGTGGGCCGAGTTCCACGCCCGACGGCTGCCGCGCGCCAAGGCCGTCGTCGACGCATCCGTGCAGGTGGGGCAGTGGATGCTCGAGCACGATCGCGACGCCGACGTGCCGGGCCTCATGTACCGCATCGGCTCCCTCGTGAGCGAGCCGGCATGA
- a CDS encoding cyclase family protein: protein MSTTTGNPRALTEDPAELDRGEPLTHIAAAAEAYRNWGRWGEDDRLGTLNFIDDDARARAAALVQRGASFSLSQPFDMNGPQQGWRRRTNPVHTMLDTGTDAEFVGQGFPHGLGGADDVIAMPLQCSTQWDGLGHIFDRGVAWNGRPAGRVVTSEGDLVTGIEHAASAIVGRGVLLDVGRFLGPRLGGPGTDELPDGYAITVDDLEACIAAQGPTSRVGRGDLLLVRTGRYTRARREGWNGYAGGPSAGLSFTTAGWIHRTEVAAVATDTWGFEVRPNEFDEAFQPLHQIVIPNIGLTVGEMWDLDALAEDCAADGRYEFLLTAPPLPITGAVGSPVNPIALK, encoded by the coding sequence ATGAGCACGACCACCGGGAACCCGCGTGCGCTCACCGAGGACCCGGCCGAGCTGGACCGCGGCGAGCCCTTGACGCACATCGCGGCGGCCGCCGAGGCCTACCGCAACTGGGGTCGATGGGGCGAGGACGACCGTCTCGGCACCCTCAACTTCATCGACGACGATGCCAGGGCCCGGGCCGCCGCACTCGTGCAGCGCGGGGCATCCTTCTCTCTGTCGCAGCCGTTCGACATGAACGGCCCGCAGCAGGGATGGCGCCGCCGCACGAACCCCGTGCACACCATGCTCGACACGGGCACCGATGCCGAGTTCGTCGGCCAGGGGTTCCCGCACGGTCTCGGCGGCGCGGACGACGTCATCGCGATGCCGCTGCAGTGCTCGACCCAGTGGGACGGCCTCGGCCACATCTTCGATCGCGGCGTGGCCTGGAACGGCCGCCCGGCCGGCCGGGTGGTCACGAGCGAGGGCGACCTCGTCACGGGCATCGAGCACGCGGCATCCGCCATCGTCGGCCGCGGCGTGCTGCTCGACGTGGGCCGATTCCTCGGGCCGCGACTGGGCGGGCCGGGCACCGACGAGCTGCCCGACGGCTATGCGATCACCGTCGACGACCTGGAGGCGTGCATCGCCGCGCAGGGACCGACGTCTCGCGTCGGCCGCGGCGACCTCCTGCTCGTGCGCACCGGTCGCTACACCCGCGCACGGCGGGAGGGGTGGAACGGCTACGCCGGAGGCCCGAGCGCCGGGCTCTCGTTCACGACCGCCGGCTGGATCCACCGCACCGAAGTGGCCGCCGTCGCGACCGACACGTGGGGGTTCGAGGTGCGGCCCAACGAGTTCGACGAGGCGTTCCAGCCGCTCCACCAGATCGTGATCCCGAACATCGGCCTGACCGTGGGGGAGATGTGGGACCTCGACGCCCTCGCCGAGGACTGCGCCGCCGACGGCCGCTACGAGTTCCTCCTCACCGCCCCGCCGCTGCCGATCACCGGCGCGGTCGGATCGCCCGTGAACCCCATCGCCCTCAAGTAG
- a CDS encoding fumarylacetoacetate hydrolase family protein, whose product MTTSSGLTAPFALARFASDTGPVPGLVVGDRIRPLSSSELGAPSLNDFLAQGDAAWDRLAVLATTADGSTDASWVPLGSVTLLAPVEPRQVLQTGANYRTHVIDLVVAGRAKQDPRPIEELREWAADLMDRRAREGIPYFFIGLPACVVGADEILELPAYSDQHDWELELAVVIGAPAFRVAREDALEHVAGYTIVNDVTTRDLVFRQDMKDIGTDWYRAKNAPGFLPTGPFLVPARHVADPGTLHLTLTVNGETMQDAETSDLLFGIPALIAAASETMPLLPGDLLLTGSPAGNGVVHGRMLRDGDVMVGTIEGLGSQVVRTAAARVPA is encoded by the coding sequence GTGACGACGTCGTCAGGCCTGACCGCCCCCTTCGCGCTCGCCCGATTCGCATCCGACACCGGCCCCGTGCCCGGACTCGTCGTCGGCGATCGCATCCGCCCGCTCTCCTCATCGGAGCTCGGCGCACCCTCCCTCAATGACTTCCTCGCGCAGGGCGATGCCGCATGGGACCGACTGGCCGTGCTCGCCACGACCGCCGACGGCAGCACGGATGCCTCGTGGGTCCCGCTCGGGAGCGTCACCCTGCTCGCCCCCGTCGAGCCCCGCCAGGTGCTCCAGACCGGTGCGAACTACCGCACGCACGTCATCGACCTGGTCGTCGCCGGCCGCGCGAAGCAGGACCCGCGCCCCATCGAGGAGCTGCGCGAGTGGGCGGCCGACCTCATGGACCGCCGGGCACGCGAGGGCATCCCGTACTTCTTCATCGGCCTGCCCGCATGCGTGGTCGGCGCAGACGAGATCCTCGAACTGCCCGCCTACAGCGACCAGCACGACTGGGAACTCGAGCTCGCGGTCGTCATCGGCGCGCCGGCGTTCCGCGTCGCCCGTGAGGACGCGCTCGAGCACGTCGCCGGCTACACGATCGTCAACGACGTCACGACGCGCGACCTCGTGTTCCGCCAGGACATGAAAGACATCGGCACCGACTGGTACCGGGCCAAGAACGCGCCCGGCTTCCTGCCGACCGGTCCGTTCCTGGTCCCGGCACGCCACGTCGCCGACCCCGGCACCCTGCACCTCACGCTCACCGTCAACGGCGAGACGATGCAGGATGCCGAGACCTCCGACCTCCTCTTCGGCATCCCCGCGCTCATCGCCGCCGCATCCGAGACGATGCCGCTCCTGCCGGGCGACCTGCTCCTGACCGGCAGCCCCGCCGGCAACGGCGTCGTCCACGGGCGGATGCTGCGCGACGGCGACGTGATGGTCGGCACGATCGAGGGCCTCGGATCGCAGGTCGTGCGTACCGCAGCAGCACGGGTGCCGGCATGA
- a CDS encoding VOC family protein: MIKLLSHLAHVEIAAPDPAASVSFYERLVGVRAIASEGGKTYLRSWGDYYDYSLVISHGAEPALVEMAWRTTSDEALDEAARRIEAAGITGVWHDSGFGHGRSYTFTGPYGHTMKLFWDVDKYQGEGEFASVFPDRPERRTRHAVGPRSLDHVTVAARDVRGFAEWYRDVLGFRIMAYTVLDEAPVTVFGVITTNEKSHDLGVVLDTSQRTGRVNHYAYWVDTREDLLQAADVLMENGVAMEYGPSIHGIGEQNFLYFRDPSGMRVEVNTGGYRNYVPDWEPNDWKPSQGSNNLYRNGAMPMSMTESFPPDAAPSATEEGLHPDTAEAIIADALANPYAKQGRG, encoded by the coding sequence ATGATCAAACTCCTCTCCCACCTCGCGCATGTCGAGATCGCGGCGCCCGACCCCGCGGCATCCGTCTCCTTCTACGAGCGGCTCGTGGGTGTCCGCGCGATCGCGAGCGAAGGCGGCAAGACCTACCTGCGCTCGTGGGGCGACTACTACGACTACAGCCTCGTGATCTCGCACGGCGCCGAGCCGGCGCTCGTCGAGATGGCCTGGCGCACCACGAGCGACGAGGCCCTCGATGAGGCCGCCCGCCGCATCGAGGCTGCCGGCATCACGGGCGTCTGGCACGACTCGGGCTTCGGCCACGGACGCTCGTACACGTTCACGGGCCCGTACGGCCACACCATGAAGCTGTTCTGGGACGTCGACAAGTACCAGGGCGAGGGCGAGTTCGCCTCGGTCTTCCCCGACCGCCCCGAGCGCCGCACGCGCCACGCCGTCGGTCCGCGATCGCTCGACCACGTGACCGTCGCAGCGCGCGACGTGCGTGGATTCGCCGAGTGGTACCGCGACGTGCTCGGTTTCCGCATCATGGCGTACACGGTGCTCGACGAAGCACCCGTCACCGTCTTCGGCGTCATCACGACCAACGAGAAGTCGCACGACCTCGGCGTCGTGCTCGACACGTCGCAGCGCACCGGCCGCGTGAACCACTACGCATACTGGGTGGACACCCGCGAAGACCTGCTCCAGGCCGCCGACGTGCTCATGGAGAACGGCGTCGCCATGGAGTACGGCCCCTCGATCCACGGCATCGGCGAGCAGAACTTCCTCTACTTCCGCGACCCGAGCGGCATGCGCGTCGAGGTCAACACCGGCGGCTACCGCAACTACGTGCCGGACTGGGAGCCGAACGACTGGAAGCCCTCGCAGGGCTCCAACAACCTCTATCGCAACGGCGCCATGCCGATGTCGATGACCGAGTCCTTCCCGCCGGATGCCGCCCCGTCGGCCACGGAGGAGGGCCTGCACCCCGACACGGCCGAGGCGATCATCGCCGACGCGCTCGCGAACCCGTACGCGAAGCAGGGCCGCGGCTGA
- a CDS encoding MFS transporter, translating to MGHRAAERRTDPTHRRAGASQAAPLLAGSCMPVLGSVLITPVLPQLSEHFGDVPASEVLVPMIVALPALMIAVFAPFAGQIVDRFGRKPLLFWALIAYAVVGTVPAWVDDLSVILATRVLVGICEAAIMTACTTLLVDYFPGERRRNRYLALQTVVTTLAATAFILLGGALGWAGWQTPFWVYAVSLIIASVMSTLLWEPTDADADARMIDAHSTTPGRFRVRGRIPWERIGVPLLVSVFGGFTFYVMVLEVGYLVVGTGVAVDDTHVIGWVAAVCSLATVLGGLSFPRVSRLPRGVVLPAAFVIQAVGMLVVWLVPSGGVIVGAVLASFGSGLLLPGLITWVVAAANFGDRGRITGLWTAAFFFGQFLTPVGMAALTTGVGSLTAAVGLVGIGAVVIAFAVAAALLPSASEPA from the coding sequence ATGGGCCACCGCGCCGCTGAACGACGAACGGACCCCACTCACCGTCGTGCAGGAGCCTCGCAGGCCGCCCCGCTCCTCGCGGGCAGTTGCATGCCGGTTCTGGGATCCGTGCTGATCACCCCGGTGCTGCCGCAGCTCTCGGAGCACTTCGGGGACGTGCCGGCTTCGGAGGTCCTCGTTCCCATGATCGTGGCCCTCCCGGCCCTGATGATCGCGGTCTTCGCGCCGTTCGCCGGGCAGATCGTCGATCGATTCGGCCGGAAGCCGCTCCTGTTCTGGGCGCTGATCGCCTACGCCGTGGTGGGAACGGTGCCCGCCTGGGTCGACGACTTGTCCGTGATCCTCGCCACGCGCGTGCTCGTCGGGATCTGCGAGGCGGCCATCATGACGGCCTGCACGACGCTGCTCGTGGACTACTTCCCCGGGGAGCGACGTCGCAACCGGTACCTCGCGCTGCAGACCGTGGTGACGACGCTCGCGGCGACGGCGTTCATCCTGCTCGGCGGTGCGCTCGGCTGGGCGGGCTGGCAGACGCCGTTCTGGGTGTACGCGGTGAGCCTGATCATCGCCTCGGTCATGTCGACGCTCCTCTGGGAGCCCACGGATGCCGATGCGGACGCCCGCATGATCGACGCCCACTCGACGACCCCCGGACGCTTCCGCGTCCGCGGCCGGATCCCGTGGGAACGGATCGGGGTTCCGCTCCTGGTCAGCGTCTTCGGCGGATTCACGTTCTACGTGATGGTGCTCGAGGTCGGCTATCTCGTGGTCGGAACCGGAGTCGCCGTCGACGACACGCACGTGATCGGCTGGGTCGCAGCGGTGTGTTCGCTCGCGACCGTCCTCGGCGGGCTGTCGTTCCCTCGCGTGTCCCGGTTGCCGCGGGGCGTCGTCCTTCCTGCGGCGTTCGTCATCCAGGCCGTGGGCATGCTGGTCGTCTGGCTCGTCCCGTCGGGCGGGGTCATCGTCGGAGCCGTCCTGGCGTCGTTCGGATCCGGGCTGCTCCTCCCGGGGCTGATCACCTGGGTCGTCGCCGCGGCGAACTTCGGCGATCGCGGTCGCATCACGGGCCTGTGGACCGCCGCCTTCTTCTTCGGCCAGTTCCTCACACCGGTCGGCATGGCCGCGTTGACGACGGGCGTCGGTTCGTTGACCGCTGCGGTCGGACTCGTGGGCATCGGCGCCGTCGTGATCGCCTTCGCGGTCGCCGCCGCCCTGCTCCCGTCGGCGTCCGAACCCGCCTGA
- a CDS encoding cytochrome P450, giving the protein MTTRTPPPATAIPTTDEDPFSREVLADPLPFQHRLREAGEVVLLERYGVYAMGRYETVREALLDWQGFESSAGVGITDFRSEAPWRPPSLLLEADPPHHDAPRSVLEKILGPRELRELAPRWQADADELVDEVLARGTEFDAVEAFAEAFPLRVFPDAVGIPAEGREHLLPYGDHLFNSFGPENFLVRHGAPQIGEHSAWVNEQCARDRLSPGGFGSAIWAAADRGDLTADQAPLIVRSLLSAGVDTTVHAIGAVLHAFATHPDAWAQLRAQPALARVAFDEAIRLEAPVQTFFRTTTRDIELGGVRIPARRKILMFLGSANSDPRRWEAPERFDLSRDPSGHVGFGMGIHQCVGQHVARLEAVSLITALARRVASVQLIGTPERHLNNTLRAWKRMPMRVVLA; this is encoded by the coding sequence ATGACCACCCGTACGCCACCGCCCGCCACGGCGATTCCCACCACCGACGAGGACCCGTTCAGCCGGGAGGTCCTCGCCGACCCGCTTCCCTTCCAGCATCGTCTTCGCGAAGCGGGGGAGGTGGTGCTCCTCGAGCGCTACGGCGTCTACGCGATGGGTCGTTACGAGACCGTGCGCGAGGCGCTCCTCGACTGGCAGGGGTTCGAGTCCTCGGCCGGCGTCGGCATCACCGACTTCCGAAGCGAGGCGCCGTGGCGGCCGCCGAGCCTGCTCCTCGAGGCCGACCCTCCGCATCACGATGCGCCGCGGTCGGTGCTCGAGAAGATCCTGGGCCCGCGCGAACTCCGGGAGCTGGCTCCCCGCTGGCAGGCCGACGCGGATGAGCTCGTCGACGAGGTGCTCGCGCGAGGCACGGAGTTCGACGCCGTCGAGGCGTTCGCAGAGGCCTTCCCGCTCCGCGTGTTCCCCGACGCCGTCGGGATCCCCGCCGAGGGCCGGGAACACCTGCTGCCCTACGGCGACCACCTGTTCAACAGCTTCGGGCCCGAGAACTTCCTCGTGCGGCACGGAGCGCCGCAGATCGGCGAGCACTCGGCCTGGGTGAACGAGCAGTGCGCGCGCGATCGCCTCAGTCCCGGCGGCTTCGGTTCTGCGATCTGGGCCGCCGCCGACCGCGGCGACCTGACCGCCGACCAGGCCCCGCTCATCGTGCGGTCGCTGCTCTCGGCCGGCGTTGACACCACGGTGCACGCCATCGGCGCGGTGCTCCACGCGTTCGCGACGCATCCGGACGCGTGGGCGCAGCTCCGCGCCCAGCCGGCGCTGGCGCGCGTGGCCTTCGACGAGGCGATCAGGCTCGAGGCGCCCGTGCAGACGTTCTTCCGGACGACCACGCGGGACATCGAACTCGGGGGAGTGCGGATCCCGGCCCGCCGCAAGATCCTGATGTTCCTGGGTTCGGCCAACTCCGACCCGAGGCGTTGGGAGGCCCCCGAGCGGTTCGACCTCTCCCGCGACCCCTCCGGCCACGTCGGGTTCGGCATGGGCATCCACCAGTGCGTCGGCCAGCACGTCGCGCGGCTCGAAGCGGTGTCCCTCATCACAGCGCTGGCGCGACGGGTCGCGTCGGTCCAGCTCATCGGAACCCCGGAGCGCCACCTGAACAATACGCTCCGGGCGTGGAAGCGCATGCCGATGCGCGTCGTGCTCGCATGA
- a CDS encoding PDR/VanB family oxidoreductase, whose product MTLIETGDDVLVVAAKTKVADGVVSLVLQRRDGGRLPDWTPGAHLDLVLPDGTTRQYSLHGDPREASIYRIAVLREAGGSGGSRYVHDELREGDAVGFGGPRNNFRLTPAPAFAFVAGGIGITPLLPMLRAATLLGSDWRLLYIGRSRARMAFLDELARYGERVTIRASDEHGPTDIRSWLETGPDAAAMPQTKVYACGPARLTEAVSQLAAERRPGWTRVERFAAADRGEPARTTPFEVEVAGSGRSIRVAPGVAVADALRSAGFDLLTSCSRGVCGTCETSIVAGVPDHRDSILDDAERADGTCFFPCVSRAKSDRLVISL is encoded by the coding sequence ATGACGCTGATCGAGACCGGGGACGACGTGCTGGTGGTCGCCGCGAAGACGAAGGTCGCCGACGGTGTCGTCTCCCTCGTGCTGCAACGTCGCGATGGAGGTCGCCTCCCCGACTGGACCCCCGGTGCACATCTCGACCTCGTGCTGCCCGATGGCACCACTCGCCAGTACTCCCTGCACGGCGACCCCCGTGAGGCCTCCATCTACCGCATCGCCGTCCTCCGCGAGGCCGGCGGCAGCGGTGGATCGCGCTACGTCCATGACGAGCTCCGTGAGGGCGACGCGGTCGGGTTCGGCGGCCCGCGCAACAACTTCCGCCTGACCCCCGCACCCGCGTTCGCGTTCGTCGCCGGTGGCATCGGCATCACGCCGTTGCTCCCGATGCTGCGCGCGGCGACGCTGCTCGGCTCCGACTGGCGGCTGCTCTACATCGGCCGCTCGCGTGCCCGGATGGCCTTCCTCGACGAACTCGCGCGGTACGGCGAGCGGGTCACGATTCGTGCCTCCGACGAGCACGGGCCCACCGACATCCGTTCATGGCTCGAGACGGGGCCGGATGCCGCAGCGATGCCGCAGACGAAGGTCTACGCGTGCGGTCCCGCACGCCTGACCGAGGCCGTCTCGCAGCTCGCCGCCGAGCGGAGGCCCGGATGGACCAGGGTCGAGCGCTTCGCGGCGGCCGACCGAGGTGAGCCGGCACGCACGACGCCGTTCGAGGTGGAGGTCGCCGGCTCCGGGCGGAGCATCCGCGTGGCGCCGGGTGTTGCGGTCGCCGACGCGCTGCGGAGCGCCGGTTTCGACCTGCTCACGTCGTGCTCGCGCGGCGTCTGCGGCACGTGCGAGACGAGCATCGTGGCCGGCGTGCCCGACCACCGCGACTCGATCCTCGACGACGCGGAGCGCGCAGACGGCACCTGCTTCTTCCCGTGCGTCTCGAGGGCGAAGAGCGACCGCCTCGTGATCTCCCTCTGA
- a CDS encoding IclR family transcriptional regulator: protein MARASAGRSTLSRQLQLLDAFSIDSPFLSLSELSRRSGLPIGTTHALLADLEEQRLVERGADRSYRLGVRLWELACRTPGALGLREIAMPHLQAVHGALGQHVQLGILSGGDVLFLERLSSRDAVVNATIIGGRLPLHASAAGLVLLADADAATRDEVLAGPLRSLTDATIVDAAELRRVLHRVRTQRFAVADGYIHPSARGIAVPVTGAAGETVASVGAVVPNDDAPWMPLVESLQSAAERISAALRAAALPQTHPEASPGGRYRALVSSSDESMQYLAGPTNRRSRTVPARATPR from the coding sequence ATGGCACGCGCATCCGCAGGCCGATCGACGCTGAGTCGCCAGCTGCAGCTGCTCGACGCGTTCAGCATCGACTCCCCGTTCCTCAGCCTCTCCGAACTCTCGAGACGCAGCGGGCTGCCGATCGGCACCACGCACGCGCTGCTCGCCGACCTCGAGGAGCAGCGGCTCGTCGAACGCGGCGCCGACCGCAGCTATCGCCTCGGGGTGCGCCTCTGGGAGCTCGCCTGTCGGACGCCGGGCGCCCTGGGACTGCGCGAGATCGCCATGCCGCATCTCCAAGCGGTGCATGGCGCGCTCGGACAGCACGTGCAGCTCGGCATCCTGAGCGGCGGCGACGTGCTCTTCCTCGAACGGCTGTCGAGCCGCGACGCCGTCGTGAACGCGACGATCATCGGCGGACGCCTCCCCCTGCATGCCTCGGCCGCGGGCCTCGTGCTGCTGGCCGACGCCGATGCCGCCACCCGCGACGAGGTGCTGGCCGGCCCCCTGCGCTCCCTCACCGACGCAACCATCGTGGATGCCGCGGAGCTGCGCCGTGTCCTCCACCGCGTTCGCACGCAGCGCTTCGCCGTCGCCGACGGGTACATCCACCCGAGCGCCCGCGGCATCGCGGTGCCGGTCACGGGCGCAGCCGGCGAGACCGTCGCGTCCGTCGGCGCGGTCGTGCCGAACGACGACGCACCATGGATGCCGCTCGTCGAGTCGCTGCAGTCGGCCGCCGAGCGCATCTCGGCAGCACTCCGCGCGGCAGCGCTGCCGCAGACCCACCCCGAGGCGAGCCCCGGCGGACGCTACCGCGCGCTCGTCAGCTCGTCGGACGAGTCGATGCAGTACCTGGCCGGTCCGACGAACCGACGGTCGCGGACCGTACCCGCTCGAGCAACTCCTCGCTGA